The following proteins come from a genomic window of Synechococcus sp. NB0720_010:
- a CDS encoding glycosyltransferase family 1 protein, with protein MTLLLNYRPVLRQPTGIGVYANAVLPALQELPHVLIPGGEEGTAQQRLKRLTWSQYQLPRLAKRYDASVIFTPAPEGYLGPQTIPQVVMVHDLRPISHPERSFQSLYFRSWVPPLLRSCRHVLTNSQFTAREIQRCTGLPDSRITVTPLGYDEDVFKPGPPPRDSHEQPYLLHVGQQYPHKNLRRLIQAFAQLVLRHPELRLVLAGKPHPTETPELKAIVRELGLQERVEFCSYVPYSALPDLYRGAFVLVYPSLWEGFGLPIVEAMACGTPVITSKGSGTEEVAGDAAILVDPTNLMALVASLQGLFDQSHQRSLLRQRGLERAREFGWPQVLATTRSVVSRQLG; from the coding sequence ATGACTCTGCTGCTCAACTACCGCCCGGTCCTGCGCCAACCCACAGGCATTGGGGTCTATGCCAACGCGGTGTTGCCAGCTCTGCAGGAGCTCCCCCATGTCCTGATACCGGGCGGCGAGGAAGGCACAGCTCAGCAACGGCTGAAGCGTTTGACCTGGAGCCAGTACCAGCTGCCCCGCCTGGCCAAACGCTACGACGCCTCAGTGATTTTCACGCCGGCGCCTGAGGGCTACTTGGGGCCTCAAACCATCCCGCAGGTGGTGATGGTCCATGACTTGAGGCCCATCAGTCACCCAGAACGATCGTTCCAGAGCTTGTACTTCCGCAGTTGGGTTCCGCCTCTGCTGCGGAGCTGCCGGCATGTCCTGACTAACTCTCAGTTCACGGCGCGGGAGATCCAGCGCTGCACAGGTCTCCCGGATAGCCGGATCACGGTGACCCCTCTGGGATATGACGAGGATGTGTTTAAGCCGGGGCCGCCTCCTAGGGATTCTCATGAGCAGCCCTACCTCTTGCACGTGGGTCAGCAGTACCCCCACAAGAACCTGCGGCGCTTGATTCAGGCTTTTGCTCAGTTGGTACTTCGCCACCCCGAACTGCGGCTTGTGCTGGCGGGCAAGCCCCATCCCACGGAAACCCCTGAGTTGAAGGCCATAGTCCGAGAGCTGGGGCTTCAAGAGCGCGTGGAGTTTTGTAGTTATGTGCCCTACTCCGCGTTGCCCGATCTCTATCGAGGTGCCTTCGTGTTGGTTTATCCCAGTCTCTGGGAGGGCTTTGGCCTTCCCATTGTTGAGGCGATGGCCTGCGGGACACCGGTGATCACCAGCAAGGGTTCCGGTACAGAGGAGGTTGCTGGGGATGCGGCCATCCTGGTTGACCCCACGAACTTGATGGCGTTGGTTGCTTCTCTCCAAGGGTTGTTCGATCAATCCCACCAGCGATCCCTGCTCAGGCAGCGGGGCTTGGAGCGCGCGCGTGAGTTTGGTTGGCCTCAAGTTCTCGCTACGACGCGCTCGGTTGTGAGCCGGCAGCTCGGCTGA
- a CDS encoding glycosyltransferase has translation MDATPRLSILVATWNCAHQLEQLLESLLAQSWTDWECLLLDNASTDGTAELVADFQRRLAGGSQRLIWNSQPDRGIYDAWNRGLELARGRYVSFIGADDVFLDPTSLERIAALTVTEADLITARNAYYASDGRLLRHWGFGWQWKRMRQSMNIAHPGMLVRRELFEAVGAFDSSFRICGDYEWFLRLPAELRSIHTSDSILKVVQGGVSHTRIAQVYAETFRAQRRHLSTAVSAACWALNWVKYGRRRLIGLA, from the coding sequence ATGGACGCCACTCCTCGCCTGTCGATCCTGGTGGCCACCTGGAACTGTGCGCACCAGCTTGAGCAGCTCCTGGAGAGCTTGCTGGCTCAGAGCTGGACGGATTGGGAGTGCCTGTTGCTGGATAACGCCTCCACTGATGGCACCGCGGAGTTAGTGGCGGACTTTCAGCGTCGATTGGCTGGTGGGTCTCAGCGCCTGATCTGGAACAGCCAACCTGACCGTGGGATTTACGACGCCTGGAATCGCGGCCTTGAGCTGGCTCGAGGGCGCTATGTGAGCTTCATCGGCGCCGATGATGTGTTTCTCGATCCCACGAGCTTGGAGCGCATCGCGGCGTTGACCGTGACGGAGGCGGATCTGATCACTGCCCGCAACGCCTATTACGCCTCTGATGGACGCTTGCTTCGCCATTGGGGCTTTGGCTGGCAGTGGAAGCGGATGCGTCAGTCGATGAACATTGCCCATCCGGGAATGCTGGTGCGCCGCGAGTTGTTTGAGGCGGTGGGCGCTTTTGATTCCAGCTTTCGGATCTGCGGCGACTACGAGTGGTTTCTGCGGCTGCCCGCAGAGCTGCGCAGCATCCACACCAGTGATTCGATCCTCAAGGTGGTGCAGGGGGGCGTGAGTCATACCCGCATTGCCCAGGTGTATGCCGAAACCTTCCGGGCCCAGCGTCGTCACCTCAGTACGGCAGTGAGTGCCGCCTGTTGGGCCTTGAACTGGGTCAAATATGGCCGCCGCCGGCTGATTGGGTTGGCCTGA
- the hisS gene encoding histidine--tRNA ligase — MEKLQSLRGMVDLLPAQTALWQRVEHQAREQFRRACVQEIRTPVLEVTELFARGIGEATDVVGKEMYTFLDRGERSCTLRPEGTASVVRAAIQHGLLSQGPQRLWYGGPMFRYERPQAGRQRQFHQIGLECLGFADARSDVEAIALAWDLLDSLGIQGLALELNTLGSSEDRARYREQLVAYLQQHRDRLDPDSQDRLERNPLRILDSKNAETQALLVNAPTLADALAAESRERFEQVKVGLEALAIPYTLNPRLVRGLDYYSHTAFEITSTQLGAQATVCGGGRYDGLVEQLGGPATPAIGWALGMERLVMLLGQEDASTPPDLYLVSRGEAAESAALVLARSLRLAGLRVERDPSGAAFGKQFKRADRSGAPWAAVIGDGEVDRGVVRLKPLREEGEELELSLKELAAIQQLIETP, encoded by the coding sequence GTGGAGAAGCTGCAAAGCCTGCGGGGCATGGTGGATCTGCTGCCTGCGCAGACCGCTCTGTGGCAGCGGGTGGAGCACCAGGCTCGTGAGCAGTTCCGCCGCGCCTGCGTGCAGGAGATCCGCACCCCTGTGCTCGAGGTCACCGAGCTCTTCGCCAGGGGGATCGGGGAAGCCACCGATGTGGTGGGCAAGGAGATGTACACCTTCCTTGATCGCGGCGAGCGCAGTTGCACCTTGCGGCCGGAAGGCACGGCCTCGGTGGTGCGTGCTGCGATTCAGCACGGCTTATTGAGCCAGGGCCCCCAACGGCTTTGGTACGGCGGGCCGATGTTTCGCTACGAGCGGCCCCAGGCGGGGCGGCAGCGGCAGTTTCATCAGATCGGCCTGGAGTGCCTGGGCTTTGCGGATGCTCGCTCCGATGTGGAGGCGATCGCCCTGGCCTGGGATCTGCTCGATTCCCTGGGCATACAGGGCTTGGCCCTGGAGCTCAACACACTCGGCAGCAGCGAGGATCGGGCGCGCTATCGCGAGCAGCTGGTTGCCTATCTCCAGCAGCACCGCGATCGCCTCGACCCCGACTCTCAGGACCGGCTCGAGCGCAATCCGTTGCGCATTCTCGATTCCAAAAACGCCGAAACCCAGGCACTTCTTGTGAACGCACCGACCCTGGCGGATGCCCTGGCAGCGGAGAGCCGCGAGCGCTTTGAGCAGGTCAAGGTTGGCCTGGAGGCCCTGGCGATCCCGTACACCCTGAACCCGCGGCTCGTGCGGGGCCTGGACTACTACAGCCACACTGCCTTTGAGATCACATCGACCCAGCTGGGAGCCCAGGCCACGGTTTGCGGAGGCGGCCGTTACGACGGCTTGGTGGAGCAACTCGGTGGGCCGGCGACCCCGGCGATCGGCTGGGCCTTGGGCATGGAGCGGCTTGTGATGCTGTTGGGCCAGGAGGACGCATCGACGCCGCCGGATCTGTATCTGGTCAGCCGTGGTGAGGCGGCGGAATCTGCAGCCCTGGTGCTGGCGCGCTCCCTGCGGCTTGCTGGCCTGCGCGTTGAGCGAGACCCCAGCGGAGCAGCCTTCGGCAAGCAATTCAAACGGGCGGATCGCAGCGGTGCCCCCTGGGCAGCCGTGATTGGCGATGGCGAAGTGGACCGTGGGGTGGTGCGCTTGAAGCCCCTGCGGGAGGAGGGCGAGGAGCTTGAGCTGTCGCTGAAGGAGTTAGCGGCGATTCAGCAGTTGATTGAGACTCCATAG
- the galE gene encoding UDP-glucose 4-epimerase GalE: MAQLLITGGAGFIGSHTALVLLEAGHSLVVLDNFQNSSPESLRRVQELAGPEAAAKLRVVEGDIRSAADLEEALGSSTDAVVHFAGLKAVGESVAKPLAYWDVNVCGSRQLLAAMQRAGCRTLVFSSSATLYGIPDVVPIPESAPVQPINPYGHSKAAVERMLSDLAASEPGWRIACLRYFNPVGAHPSGRLGEDPNGIPNNLFPFVSQVAVGRRNRLSVFGGDWPTPDGSGVRDYIHVMDLAEGHRAAVDVLLAEDPQLLTLNLGSGQGHSVLEVVAAFEAASGQAVPYEVVARRPGDAATTVADPSLAAELLRWRTQRGLSQMCRDGWAWQSANPQGYAS, translated from the coding sequence TTGGCCCAGCTGCTGATCACCGGAGGAGCTGGCTTCATCGGCAGTCACACCGCCTTAGTGCTGCTCGAGGCAGGCCACAGCCTGGTGGTGCTCGACAACTTCCAGAACAGCTCCCCGGAAAGCCTCAGGCGGGTGCAGGAGCTGGCGGGCCCGGAGGCCGCCGCAAAGCTGCGCGTTGTGGAAGGGGATATCCGCTCAGCCGCCGATCTCGAAGAGGCCCTGGGCAGCAGCACTGATGCGGTGGTGCATTTCGCGGGCCTCAAAGCCGTGGGCGAATCCGTCGCCAAACCTCTTGCCTACTGGGACGTCAACGTCTGTGGATCAAGGCAGCTGCTGGCAGCCATGCAGCGAGCCGGCTGCCGGACGCTCGTGTTCAGCAGCAGCGCCACGCTTTATGGAATCCCTGATGTGGTGCCGATCCCCGAGAGCGCCCCGGTGCAGCCCATTAACCCCTACGGCCACAGCAAGGCCGCGGTGGAGCGGATGCTCTCGGACCTGGCAGCCAGCGAACCGGGCTGGCGGATCGCCTGCCTGCGCTACTTCAACCCCGTCGGCGCCCATCCCAGTGGACGCCTGGGCGAGGACCCCAACGGCATTCCAAACAACCTGTTCCCGTTTGTGAGCCAGGTGGCAGTGGGCCGCAGAAACCGGCTCTCGGTCTTCGGCGGCGACTGGCCGACCCCCGATGGCAGCGGCGTTCGCGATTACATCCACGTGATGGATCTCGCCGAAGGGCACCGAGCAGCTGTGGATGTCCTGCTGGCAGAAGATCCGCAGCTGCTCACCCTGAATTTGGGCAGCGGCCAAGGCCACTCCGTGCTGGAGGTGGTGGCGGCCTTTGAAGCAGCATCAGGTCAGGCCGTGCCCTACGAGGTCGTGGCCCGCAGGCCTGGTGATGCAGCAACCACCGTGGCCGACCCGTCGCTGGCGGCGGAGCTGTTGCGCTGGCGTACCCAAAGGGGCCTGAGCCAGATGTGTCGCGATGGCTGGGCCTGGCAAAGCGCCAACCCCCAGGGCTACGCCTCGTGA
- a CDS encoding glycosyltransferase family 2 protein translates to MIKPLRLLQEYSSCLASTRLRKPHQLLVLALFKNESHVLAEWVEHYLAEGATAIHLINNNSTDDFLSPLQDFIASGVVTLHHDARQHCQRQIYNEHLQRLRSQCRWLLVCDLDEFIYARGSGLRISDLLKAQSMNVSCIHLPWKMFGSSGRERQPKSVRSGFVSRANADAPHPCKTSEGGIPGKTIARASRIRSLDVHTCNLSWGRRILPNGEPADRGSFQTISEAALATHPLHLNHYAIQSLELFRAVKMTRGDVNNADYASVRDLDYFRRYDTNAVGDDELAIKSGKAQLP, encoded by the coding sequence GTGATCAAGCCGCTACGGCTGCTGCAGGAATACAGCAGCTGCCTGGCATCCACCCGGCTGAGGAAGCCGCACCAACTGCTGGTGCTGGCCCTGTTCAAAAACGAGAGCCACGTGCTCGCTGAGTGGGTCGAGCACTACCTCGCTGAAGGGGCCACAGCGATCCACCTGATCAACAACAACAGCACGGATGACTTCTTGAGCCCGCTTCAGGATTTCATCGCCTCTGGCGTCGTGACTCTCCACCACGACGCCCGCCAACACTGCCAGCGGCAGATCTACAACGAGCATCTGCAGCGCCTGCGTAGCCAATGCCGCTGGCTGCTGGTCTGCGATCTGGATGAATTCATCTACGCGCGAGGCTCAGGACTACGCATCAGCGATCTGCTGAAGGCCCAATCCATGAACGTGAGCTGCATCCACCTGCCCTGGAAGATGTTTGGCTCATCGGGCCGTGAAAGACAACCCAAGAGCGTTCGCTCCGGATTTGTCTCCAGGGCCAATGCCGACGCACCTCATCCCTGCAAAACCAGCGAAGGAGGCATTCCTGGCAAAACCATTGCCCGCGCCTCGCGCATCCGCAGCCTGGATGTTCACACCTGCAACCTGAGCTGGGGCCGGCGCATCCTGCCCAATGGCGAACCCGCTGATCGCGGCAGCTTTCAGACCATCAGCGAGGCTGCCCTGGCGACCCATCCGCTGCACCTCAACCACTACGCCATCCAATCCCTGGAACTCTTCAGAGCCGTAAAGATGACCCGGGGTGACGTCAACAATGCCGATTACGCCAGCGTTCGCGACCTCGACTACTTCCGGCGCTACGACACCAATGCCGTCGGCGACGACGAGTTAGCGATCAAGAGCGGTAAAGCGCAGTTGCCGTAG
- a CDS encoding CCA tRNA nucleotidyltransferase, translated as MEIPDVPKPLLQALTAAAAGQRCALVGGVVRDLLLHRHHEDPWRGLPDLDLLVEGRAADLVERLPEALRAVFAQPIPLRVQEHGSFGTLELELDLPEDQGGTWLLDIASARSERYLEPGENPLVSFGLLDEDLARRDFTVNAMALTLEGGELLDPHRGQQDLSSRQLRFLHPSSVSDDPTRLVRAARYAARLGFDLAPDAQVQAHATLSAWPWQWRPGDDPGQAPPALGTRLRMELELLLSREPWPTALAALQRWGALVLLDPQLQADQWRRRLHWAQRLQIPLLPALLAGASDPLALAERLQLPHRQHKLLAQMLELEHRLQSQSAEQAPSAWCQFLEAPGLSPEAVALLVASGTTNWKPLLRWWLRWRHVRSPLTANKLMREEGLRPGPELGERLRQLRFTALDR; from the coding sequence ATGGAAATCCCTGATGTCCCAAAGCCTCTGCTGCAGGCGTTAACCGCAGCCGCAGCTGGTCAGCGCTGCGCCCTTGTGGGGGGTGTTGTCCGGGATTTGCTGTTGCATCGCCACCACGAAGATCCCTGGCGCGGACTCCCCGATCTTGATCTCTTGGTGGAGGGCCGCGCTGCCGACTTGGTGGAGCGTCTCCCGGAGGCTTTGCGGGCGGTGTTCGCTCAACCGATCCCCCTGCGGGTCCAAGAGCACGGTTCCTTTGGCACCCTCGAGCTGGAGCTGGATCTTCCCGAGGATCAGGGGGGGACCTGGTTGCTCGATATCGCCTCAGCGCGGAGTGAGCGATACCTCGAGCCTGGAGAAAACCCGCTCGTCAGCTTTGGTCTGCTCGATGAAGATCTGGCCCGCCGTGATTTCACGGTCAATGCCATGGCCCTGACGCTTGAGGGTGGTGAATTGCTGGATCCCCATCGTGGCCAGCAGGACCTCAGCTCACGTCAGCTGCGTTTCCTGCACCCCAGCAGCGTCAGCGATGACCCAACCCGCCTGGTGCGGGCTGCTCGCTATGCGGCGCGCCTGGGGTTTGATCTGGCGCCTGATGCCCAGGTTCAAGCCCATGCCACCTTGTCGGCCTGGCCTTGGCAGTGGCGACCAGGGGATGACCCGGGTCAGGCCCCACCGGCCCTGGGCACGCGTCTGCGGATGGAGCTGGAGCTGCTGCTGAGCCGTGAGCCCTGGCCGACGGCTTTGGCAGCGTTGCAACGCTGGGGTGCCCTGGTGTTGCTGGACCCGCAATTGCAGGCTGACCAATGGCGGCGCCGGCTTCACTGGGCCCAGCGGCTGCAGATTCCTTTGCTCCCGGCTTTGCTGGCGGGGGCGAGCGATCCTCTGGCTTTGGCGGAGCGGCTGCAACTGCCCCACCGCCAGCACAAGCTCCTGGCTCAAATGCTTGAGCTAGAGCACCGCTTGCAAAGCCAGTCAGCGGAGCAGGCTCCCTCCGCGTGGTGTCAGTTCTTGGAGGCCCCGGGTCTTAGTCCCGAGGCAGTTGCGCTGCTCGTGGCGAGTGGCACCACTAATTGGAAGCCGCTGCTGCGCTGGTGGCTGCGCTGGCGCCATGTGCGATCACCTCTCACTGCAAACAAGTTGATGCGCGAGGAGGGCTTGCGGCCAGGGCCGGAGCTGGGTGAACGCCTACGGCAACTGCGCTTTACCGCTCTTGATCGCTAA
- a CDS encoding UvrD-helicase domain-containing protein has translation MSFLAGLNDAQRKAVDHHEGPLLVVAGAGSGKTRALTHRIAHMIGQHGVDPAELLAVTFTNKAAREMKERLELLLAQKLAQSQFGQPWSTLAAVDQRQLRSRIYREVIKDLWIGTFHALFARLLRFDIDKFRDPEGLTWTRQFSIYDEGDTQSLVKEIVTQELGLDPKRFEPKKVRWAISNAKNQGWMPEQLQADTGGQRGKLMAETYRRYRRALAANNALDFDDLLLLPVQLLRQNDQVRNYWHRRFRHVLVDEYQDTNRTQYDLIKLLVTDGRDPESFDDWSGRSVFVVGDADQSIYSFRAADFTILMGFQDDFGDGAPDEATQTMVKLEENYRSTATILEAANVLIANNSERIDKVLRPTRGEGELLTLTRCDDEIAEAEAVVHRMRMMDAAHPDLSWGDMAVLYRTNAQSRAMEESLVRWGIPYVVVGGLRFYDRREIKDMLAYLKLLVNPADTVSLLRVLNTPKRGIGKTTIERLTDAANQLGIPLWDVVSDPEAVRSLGGRSAKGLLQFCELINNLKDRSQEAAPSELVQLAMEKSGYVAELIAAGTDEAEDRRRNLNELVNAALQYQEENEEGSLEDFLASAALASDADSKDTEQDRVTLMTLHASKGLEFPVVFLVGMEQGLFPSYRSLEDPAAMEEERRLCYVGITRAKERLFLSHASERRLWGGMREPAVPSVFLSELPEALVQGDIPRSGGAAIRREQRLDRLTRIDRPGGGASPSQPANAVRRRAPARTWSVGDRVRHSSFGEGQVTHLFGSGEKTSLAVKFEGMGPKILDPRLAPIEPL, from the coding sequence ATGAGCTTTCTTGCGGGTCTCAATGATGCCCAGCGCAAGGCCGTGGACCATCATGAAGGTCCATTGCTGGTGGTGGCTGGTGCGGGGAGCGGTAAGACCCGCGCCTTGACCCATCGCATTGCCCACATGATCGGGCAGCACGGCGTCGATCCGGCTGAGCTGCTGGCGGTCACCTTCACCAACAAGGCTGCGCGCGAGATGAAGGAGCGACTCGAGCTGCTCCTAGCCCAGAAGCTGGCCCAGAGCCAATTCGGACAGCCCTGGAGCACCTTGGCGGCTGTCGATCAGCGGCAACTGCGTTCGCGGATCTATCGCGAGGTGATTAAGGACCTCTGGATCGGTACGTTTCACGCCCTCTTTGCGCGCTTACTGCGCTTTGACATCGATAAGTTCCGCGATCCAGAGGGGCTCACGTGGACCCGTCAGTTCTCGATCTACGACGAAGGGGATACCCAAAGCCTGGTCAAAGAGATCGTCACCCAGGAGCTTGGGCTCGATCCCAAACGCTTTGAGCCCAAGAAGGTTCGCTGGGCCATCAGCAACGCAAAGAACCAGGGTTGGATGCCCGAGCAGCTCCAGGCCGACACGGGCGGGCAGCGCGGCAAGTTGATGGCTGAGACCTATCGCCGCTATCGGCGTGCTTTAGCCGCGAATAACGCCCTGGACTTCGACGACCTGCTGTTGCTGCCGGTGCAGTTGCTGCGTCAGAACGACCAAGTCCGCAATTATTGGCATCGCCGCTTTCGGCACGTTCTGGTGGATGAATACCAGGACACCAACCGCACCCAGTACGACCTGATCAAACTTCTGGTCACGGATGGACGCGATCCGGAATCCTTTGACGACTGGTCTGGCCGCTCGGTGTTTGTTGTCGGCGATGCCGACCAGAGCATCTACAGCTTCCGCGCTGCAGACTTCACCATCCTGATGGGCTTTCAGGATGACTTTGGCGATGGTGCGCCAGATGAGGCCACGCAGACCATGGTCAAGTTGGAGGAGAACTATCGCTCTACAGCAACCATTCTTGAAGCGGCGAACGTCCTGATTGCGAACAACAGTGAGCGGATCGACAAGGTCCTAAGGCCGACGCGTGGTGAAGGTGAACTGCTGACGTTGACCCGCTGCGATGACGAGATTGCTGAAGCCGAAGCGGTGGTTCACCGCATGCGAATGATGGATGCGGCCCATCCCGACTTGAGCTGGGGAGATATGGCTGTGCTGTATCGCACCAATGCTCAGTCCCGTGCGATGGAGGAATCCCTGGTGCGCTGGGGCATTCCCTATGTGGTTGTCGGTGGCTTGCGCTTCTATGACCGCCGCGAGATCAAAGACATGCTCGCGTATCTCAAATTGTTGGTGAATCCTGCCGACACGGTGAGTTTGTTGCGGGTCTTGAATACACCCAAGCGTGGTATCGGTAAGACCACGATTGAACGGCTGACGGATGCTGCCAATCAACTTGGGATTCCGCTTTGGGATGTCGTCAGCGATCCCGAGGCCGTGCGCTCCCTCGGAGGTCGTTCGGCGAAAGGATTGCTTCAGTTCTGTGAGTTGATCAACAACCTGAAGGATCGCTCCCAAGAGGCAGCCCCCTCTGAGTTGGTTCAGCTGGCGATGGAGAAAAGCGGTTATGTCGCTGAGCTGATCGCTGCGGGGACGGATGAGGCAGAGGACCGGCGCCGCAACCTTAACGAACTGGTCAATGCCGCACTGCAGTACCAGGAGGAAAACGAAGAGGGCTCCCTGGAAGACTTCCTGGCCTCAGCCGCTTTGGCGAGCGATGCCGACAGCAAGGACACCGAGCAGGACCGGGTGACTTTGATGACCCTGCACGCCAGCAAGGGTCTGGAGTTTCCGGTGGTGTTTTTGGTCGGAATGGAGCAGGGTCTCTTCCCCAGCTATCGATCCTTGGAAGATCCAGCAGCTATGGAGGAAGAGCGGCGCCTCTGTTACGTCGGCATTACGCGGGCCAAAGAGCGCCTCTTCTTGTCCCATGCCAGCGAGCGACGTCTCTGGGGCGGCATGCGCGAGCCGGCTGTCCCGTCGGTTTTCCTCTCAGAACTACCGGAGGCCTTGGTTCAAGGCGACATCCCCCGCAGCGGTGGTGCTGCAATTCGCCGGGAACAGCGACTCGATCGGCTTACCCGAATTGATCGACCGGGTGGCGGAGCTTCCCCATCACAACCCGCGAACGCCGTGCGCCGGCGTGCCCCCGCGCGAACCTGGTCTGTGGGCGATCGGGTGCGTCACAGCTCCTTCGGAGAAGGCCAGGTCACCCACCTCTTCGGCAGCGGTGAAAAGACCTCTCTTGCTGTGAAGTTTGAGGGCATGGGGCCCAAGATCCTGGACCCCCGCTTGGCTCCGATCGAGCCGCTCTGA
- a CDS encoding ABC transporter ATP-binding protein, translated as MATIAVAALRLTPPLQDAFRSLTQLRGGLPLLDGALALLDLPADRPTQRTPGVPSAAGVFPRNTIRLHDVWYRYPHSEDWVLKGVNLSIPVGSRIALVGSTGSGKTTTANILLGLLHPSRGALDLDGIPVEGLDVPAWQANCAQVPQSINLLNASVLENVAFGEAVEQVKSDRVWEALEAAQLQEFVAELPYGLHTQVGENGLRLSGGQRQRLALARAFYRQASFLVLDEATSALDNRTESEVIEALEVIGRRCTTVVIAHRLSTVQRCDRIYEFQNGSVKAYGSYTELKERSDSFRELAMLEQQQAAS; from the coding sequence TTGGCCACTATCGCTGTGGCCGCACTGCGATTGACGCCACCTCTGCAAGATGCTTTCCGCTCACTAACTCAGTTGCGTGGTGGATTGCCCCTGCTGGATGGAGCCTTGGCCCTGCTCGATTTGCCGGCAGATAGGCCGACCCAGCGCACTCCAGGGGTCCCATCAGCGGCAGGGGTTTTCCCGCGCAATACGATTCGCCTTCACGATGTTTGGTATCGCTACCCCCACTCCGAGGACTGGGTGCTGAAGGGCGTCAATCTCTCTATCCCCGTTGGCTCAAGGATTGCTTTGGTGGGGAGCACGGGAAGCGGCAAAACCACAACGGCCAACATCCTTCTGGGTTTGCTCCATCCCAGCCGCGGTGCCTTGGACCTCGATGGGATTCCGGTGGAAGGCCTTGATGTGCCCGCTTGGCAGGCCAACTGTGCCCAGGTGCCCCAGTCAATCAATTTGCTCAATGCCAGCGTTCTGGAGAACGTCGCCTTTGGTGAGGCGGTTGAGCAGGTGAAATCTGATCGTGTCTGGGAGGCGCTGGAAGCAGCTCAGCTTCAGGAGTTTGTGGCCGAGTTGCCCTATGGCCTTCACACCCAGGTTGGAGAGAACGGATTGCGTCTCTCCGGTGGTCAACGTCAGCGCCTGGCCCTGGCTCGTGCCTTCTATCGCCAGGCCAGTTTCTTGGTGCTGGATGAGGCGACCAGCGCCTTGGATAACCGTACGGAGTCCGAGGTGATTGAAGCGCTTGAGGTGATCGGCCGCCGCTGCACCACGGTCGTGATTGCCCACAGGCTCAGCACGGTTCAGCGCTGTGATCGGATCTATGAGTTTCAAAACGGCAGCGTCAAGGCCTACGGGAGCTATACAGAACTGAAAGAGCGCTCAGACAGCTTCCGTGAGTTGGCGATGCTTGAGCAGCAACAAGCGGCTTCATGA
- a CDS encoding glycosyltransferase → MRSLRFLVPGTTGRFRCGGLLVELQTARLLAGLGPVELVTYRQREEGRPFLADLLRAEPLPDGAGGALWIVSWGFDVPWLLRQLRGRACAYHAHSSGYGFSLPPAVPVLAVSRNTLGYWGDRAPRNPLCLVPNALSPEWLQRGKRCGDGERSIDVLVQQRKTSAYVLKQLVPALKAKGLRVEVQSGWVEDLVDLFNSAKVVLYDSADYWRGRGVTEGFGLPPLEALACGCVMFSSLNHALADSLEPGRMGHQLGAGTLAADLEAISAAVAQPEDWRPQLETLNDLLDASSEASLLEHWRQALVAVNQHWDRILAGEPALKAPPLWRLRLKSKLRPIGSLAGRLRP, encoded by the coding sequence TTGCGCTCCCTTCGCTTCTTAGTCCCCGGAACCACCGGTCGCTTTCGCTGTGGGGGGTTGCTCGTTGAGCTCCAAACCGCCCGTCTGCTAGCTGGGTTGGGGCCCGTCGAGTTGGTGACCTACCGCCAGCGCGAAGAAGGCAGGCCATTCCTTGCTGACTTGCTTCGTGCCGAGCCCCTCCCCGATGGTGCGGGGGGCGCTCTCTGGATTGTGAGCTGGGGCTTTGATGTCCCCTGGTTGCTGCGGCAGTTGCGTGGCCGCGCCTGTGCCTATCACGCCCACAGCAGCGGCTATGGCTTTTCCCTGCCGCCTGCTGTGCCCGTGCTGGCGGTGAGCCGCAACACCCTCGGTTATTGGGGTGATCGCGCTCCGCGTAATCCGCTTTGCCTGGTGCCCAACGCCCTGAGTCCCGAGTGGCTGCAACGGGGAAAGCGGTGCGGCGATGGAGAGCGCAGCATTGATGTTCTGGTGCAGCAGCGCAAGACCAGTGCCTATGTCCTGAAGCAGTTGGTCCCTGCCCTCAAGGCCAAGGGCCTTCGGGTTGAGGTGCAATCCGGATGGGTGGAGGACCTGGTTGATTTGTTCAATAGCGCCAAGGTGGTGCTGTACGACTCGGCGGATTACTGGCGTGGTCGCGGTGTCACGGAGGGATTCGGACTACCCCCCTTGGAGGCCTTGGCTTGCGGCTGTGTGATGTTCAGCAGCTTGAACCATGCCTTGGCCGACAGCCTGGAGCCAGGCCGGATGGGCCATCAGCTGGGAGCGGGGACCCTGGCCGCTGATCTTGAGGCCATCAGTGCCGCGGTGGCTCAGCCCGAGGACTGGAGGCCCCAGCTCGAGACGCTCAATGACCTCTTGGATGCCTCCAGCGAAGCGTCTCTGCTGGAGCATTGGCGTCAGGCCTTGGTTGCGGTCAACCAGCACTGGGACCGGATCTTGGCTGGTGAGCCTGCCTTGAAAGCCCCTCCTCTGTGGAGACTCCGGCTCAAGTCGAAACTCAGGCCAATCGGTTCGCTGGCTGGCCGTTTGCGGCCATAG